From the genome of Alosa alosa isolate M-15738 ecotype Scorff River chromosome 20, AALO_Geno_1.1, whole genome shotgun sequence, one region includes:
- the fam210aa gene encoding uncharacterized protein C18orf19 homolog A: MQRFLCTRAMTRAAALHRLLLGPPSWASRSLTRPRVPPRLICSPRYVNTTAAAWTLAPQKASSGGAEQPQKPPEQQEPEPEPDPLHDKSMGLVQRFKRTFKQYGKVMIPVHLLTSSVWFGTFYYAAMKGVNVVPFLEYIGFPDKLVKLLENSQSGYALTAYAMYKIATPARYTVTLGGTSLSVKYLRMQGYMSTPPPVKEYLQEKMEETKERFSEKMEETKDRFSERMEETKEKFSERLQETKDKVAFRKKTE, encoded by the exons ATGCAGAGGTTCTTGTGCACTAGAGCTATGACGCGGGCTGCTGCCCTGCACCGCCTGCTCCTAGGGCCTCCATCCTGGGCCAGCAGATCCCTGACCAGACCCCGGGTCCCTCCCAGGCTGATCTGCAGCCCTCGCTATGTAAACACGACAGCGGCGGCCTGGACTTTAGCCCCGCAGAAAGCCAGCTCGGGTGGGGCCGAGCAGCCACAGAAACCCCCCGAACAGCAGGAGCCAGAACCAGAACCAGACCCCCTGCATGACAAGTCCATGGGCTTGGTGCAGAGGTTCAAGAGGACCTTCAAGCAGTACGGCAAGGTGATGATACCTGTGCACCTGCTGACGTCCTCTGTGTGGTTCGGGACATTCTACTATGCTGCCATGAA GGGAGTGAATGTAGTGCCATTTCTGGAGTATATCGGATTTCCCGACAAGCTTGTTAAACTTCTAGAAAATTCTCAAAGTGGCTACGCTCTGACTGCATACGCAATGTACAAG ATTGCCACTCCAGCGAGATACACCGTGACTTTGGGTGGAACATCACTCTCGGTGAAGTATCTGCGGATGCAAGGCTACATGTCCACTCCTCCACCTGTCAAGGAGTACCTTCAGGAGAAGATGGAGGAAACAAAAGAGAGGTTCTCTGAGAAAATGGAGGAGACCAAGGATCGCTTCTCCGAGCGGATGGAAGAAACCAAGGAGAAGTTCTCTGAGAGACTGCAAGAGACCAAAGACAAAGTGGCTTTTCGTAAGAAAACCGAGTAG